Part of the Arvicanthis niloticus isolate mArvNil1 chromosome 2, mArvNil1.pat.X, whole genome shotgun sequence genome, TTGTAATGCATGCAGATATTACCCttattttcaaaattagaaaaaaggTGGGTTTTTCCCTAAGGTCTCAGAACTCTTTCCTGGCAGACATGGGACCAAACCCACATGTCCTATTTCCTGGATCCACACCCATTAGCCAGTTTGCTCTGTTTATCTACATCCCCATTTAGAATTGAGGTTCTTGGCTTCCTACCTCCTTAGCCACACCACTCTCCtctcctgcctgtctccaccGCTATTCATTGTGACCTTGGAGAACTTTACTCAGCACTCTCATCCTCAATAGCATGACtttaaaagcagaaacaagaaTGTATAGTTTTAGCTTTATAATGAGCcttaaaaacacatacatatgcatatgtgcatacatacttacatttgtgtgtgtgaaagagagaggggggaatagGCACTTTTCTAGCTAATGTATAAGGCAGCACAATTTAAAAGCAAACTGAGAAGAATAAATAGGAATTAATAAGGAAGGCTTCTAAAGAGAAGGGGGATAATCAGTAGTAATTAGAAGTCTAGGCTTTGAGATCAGATGCAACTAAACTTAAATTCTAGCTTCACCACTTACTAATCTGGGTCTTTGAACTCTGTGAGCTTCAGCATCTTCACTTATACATTTAGGATAATGCTTTCACCACAGAGTTGCTGTGACCATCACAGTTTGAATGAAAGAACAAGATCACCATTAAAAGCTCTGTTTAAACATGTGCTTTCATTCTTTCCTATACACAGTTTATCTCATTATAATTACTTTTGAGTAGAAATCATTATAATTATCTACCTTACTTTCTACACTATAGAATGCAGAATTAAAGTCAGTTTAGCTTCTTGTGACCATAAAATTTTGTTAGAAGTAATCAGAAGAAATTAATCTGAATCGAAATATTGTAGAGATTATTAGtaacaaattatatattattagttTCAACTATATTGAATCATCAATTTTTATCTATTCTTGATCTACacaaacattaattttatatagTAACAAAAcgtgaaattttaaataataagcaGATATAGTTGTCCATTGGTTCCAGGTTTTATGGGACATGAAAATCTTTAGACATAAAAAGGAATAGTATTTGCACAGATATTAAATTGCACACATTAAATTGTCTCAAGATTGCTTACAATAGCTAATTCATCACCTATGCATCGTCTCATTTGTGTGGATTTATAGTGTTCCTCATGCAACAAAATTTCACTTTTTCCTATTTGGTAAAATTTTTTCAAGTATCCATTGTTGGTTAAATCAACTATAGACATGAATAACAAGTTGTAAGAAACATATAGACCAAGACATCTAATGGGACGATGTTGTTTTATCAACCTGTCTATGTATACAAAAATAAGTATTATTTATTGTTAGAGTGCATGTGTAAAGTTAGCATCAGTCTTAttactgtttgtctttctgttgttAGCTATGAGATAGGATTAAGCATAAAACCAGTTGAAGATAAGAGCCAATTAAGGAAGTGTATGGAAATTATGAAGATGAAAATTCATTCTTATAAAAAAATTGTActatctgagagatcttgggcACCAGCAAGGATGCTGCTATATATAACCTCTACAGTGAGAACTGATGAACCATATTAACTCTGACATTATCTTCTGCAGGCAGGTTGCTTGGATGTGCATCCCATCCATAAGTCTACTGTCACAAATAAGGTAGCTTGGCTTAATTTTAGAGAGTCATGTCATAAAGTGTTTAACAGCATAACCTTTGGATCCCGGTAAACATGATATAAATAGAAATGTACCTTTTAAGAGTTTCAACTGTGTATGTCTTCTAACTtgtaaaatacataataatagTGATGTTTCATAAAGTAATTGTAATATTTAAATACGATAatgtgccaggcggtggtggcgcatgcctttaatcccagcacttgggaggcagaggcaggagggtttctaagttcaaggccagcctggtctacagagtgagttccaggacagccagaactacacagagaaaccctgtctcaaaaaataaataaataaataaataaataaataaataaataaataaatacgatAATGTGCCAAAGTCCCCAACTGAAGGAAGATGCTCTGTAAATGTTATATGTGAAAACAGTGATAatgttaaaaatgataaaaaaataattaagtactCAATCCTTTTGTCAGCATCATGTGTATTTCATACTGGAACACAGCAGTGAGGGTTTCTAAACAGCCTGCTCATATTTCCCaggattgaaaataattttttctgttCTTATGGTGACAGATGGACAACAGCAGCTGGACCAGTGTGTCTTACTTTGTTCTCCTGGGCATCTCTACTAACCCAATTGAGCagattcctctcttccttctctttctactcATGTATATCATCAGCATTTCTGGCAATATTTTTATCATCATACTTATCATCTCTGCTCCTCATCTGCATACTCCAATGTACATCTTCCTCAGTAACCTGGCCTTGGCAGACATCTGCTTCACCTCTACCACAGTTCCCAAGATGttacaaaacattttttcttctaCAAAGGCCATTTCCTATGTAGGTTGCTTAGCCCAAACATATTTCTTCATTTGCTTTGCAGCCATGGAAAATTTCCTTCTGGCTGTGATGGCCTATGACAGGTACATTGCCATCTGTCACCCTCTCCATTACAACTCAATACTGACTGGAATGCTGTGTGCACAGATGGTGGCTCTATGCCATGTCCTGTCTCACCTTCATGCCCTGCTGCACACCTTACTCATGAGCAAACTGATCTTTTGTGCAGATAACAGGATACCTCATTTCTTCTGTGACCTCTATCCTCTAATGAAGATTTCCTGTACCAGCACCCAACTCAACACCTTAATGATTCATATAGAAGGAGTGATAGTCATCAATGGAGCTCTGGTCTTCATCATTGCCTCCTATGCCTTCATCATCTCAGCAGTCCTCCAGATCCCCTCTGCCAATGGGAAATGGAGATTATTTTCTACCTGTGGTTCCCACCTCACTGTGGTAGCCATATTCTATGGCACCCTCACATGGGTCTATTTCAGGCCTCTTTCCAGCTACTCAGTGGCCAAGGGACGCATTgtgacagtcatgtacacagtgGTGACTCCTATGTTAAACCCCTTTatctacagcctgaggaacaGAGATGTGAAAGAAGCCTGCAGGAAATGGGTGAGAAGACTATAACCCTTTTGTATAGCTCAACCTTAAACAACATGCCACATCTTAAATATTACACTAAGAAAATCATTTGCCCATCACTAATCTGCTTCCTTTATAATAATCCAGAAAGACTGAGTCAAAAGGATTGTAGGTTCAAGCCATGCCTGGACTAGAGAATACAAGACTATGCTGAGCACCTTAATTAGACCATATCAAAATGAGTAGAAGAGAGGCTAAGAATACAAGTCATTAGGATACTTCTTTAGTGTGCACAAAATCCAAACTTCAACTTCTAGAACcgaaagaaataaatgaacaaataaatgctCTAGAAATATCTAAATTGAATACATAGCGGGGGTTTTCTCATTAGATATTGTTATAAAGTGTTGATTAAGCGCAAGGTATAAAAATCAAAGGGAACCATCATGGACTTAGTGTAAAATATCATCATGGTTTCACTGAAATTAAAGATAATCCGCAGGCCCATAGTTAAAGAGAGAATTGTGGATTCTCAGTGTTCATAAAATGTGAGTATGGATGATTTGTGGTAGAAACTAGTTTCTAAACATGCTATATAGAGCTTATAAATTTTCAAGGTCTGGGTGTCAGATTCTAAAATGAATAAGAATAGGAAATATCATTATTAACCACAGAAAAATAGCCTAAAATGAGACTTCTGAGAACATTGCTGTAATCTCCAAACTGTCAAGTGAGAAGAGTTCTACTGCACTAGCACCAGCAGCAGTGGTCACTAGGCACAATCCCAAAGATCTGAAAACTAGATATTGTCAGATCTGTTTATGTATGCCTTGTACTACTACCTCTAATTCAAAATATTATGGTCCATCTAATTAGCCAAGAATTGTTCTTTTTCACAATTTCAAAGTGCCAGGGATACCATGAGGGAAATTTTGGTGCTTGAATCTTTTGGAATTTTTGTGAGACAAATAAAATAGGTTAACTAATCCAACATGGAAAAGATATAACATTTATGGGAATCAGAATCTACTGGATACCCAGAACTAAGTACACCACTCTTTTTCACTTCCATTCTCAAGACATTCCATTCATAGAGATGAAGCTCTCATTGTCCCAGCTGATGAATTAACAAAAGGGATTTTTCTAACGCTGGGTGATTGTTGAATGGTTTTGCTGAGCATAAGGAATGAATTCCAAAGTCAGATCTGCTAAAACATCAAATTTTTAATCTCATCAGTATAGAATTAGAAGAATATTAGGGTAGCCTCCCAGGAGACATGCCAGATAATATAGTCATGGCTGGCTAATATATCTGTCTACATAAAACATcatctattatatataatcagTTAGGACCTGAGATGAAAAGGAGCTAAACTTGCAAAGATTTAGTGTAATATTATAGAAGGCTTTCTTGTAGCATTAATATAATTCTTAATCAAAAATTTTGGCACTGAGAAGCTCACTACATTCATGAAGTTGTTGGCTCTTCCTGAGTTCTTCCCAGACATAGGAGACCTTGTCAtgtataaattgaaaaaaaacaaataaaacaagccaGCTACCCTCATATCTATTATTAtggtcttttcattttcatttcggTTTGTGGGGTATCAAATCCAGGCCACTGCACTTGTcaggcaagtgctgtaccactgagctacattctagTGACACCAACTTTTGATCAGTTAACTCTGGTGCTAGGATGACTTTCCCTTAGACTGTATGAAGGTATGCCctctgtattttcaattgttGATTGCTGTAGCACCAGAGAGCTAAGTGCTGGTAGGATTTTGGTACTGTCATTTCTAAAGCCCAGTACCAGTTTTCTATTTGTAAATTCTTGTCCTTTCTCACTTGCCCAAAAGATGAAGGTAAGGCAACCCTCAATGCCTAAAAGCCACCTAAGAGATGGACCAGACATTGTCTTGCTCTAACTGGTTAAAACTGGAAAGTAGCTTTTCTATATAATAAAGAGCTAATGGTCTGAGCTGAGGAAGTAAAAGGATAGGACTTCCAGGCAGGCAGGAGAtgaaagtagaggcagagagacacagcaGACCAGAGAACAGAGGTAGAAGGCATACAGGAGGGAGACTGATGAAACTGTAAGTAGGCAGTGAGAACCACATGGAGACACAGAATGGTAGATAAATCAGGTTAAGTTAGTATCTAGCCAACAACCTGCCCCAGCAAAAAGCAAACAACTTTAAAACTATAGATAAGTCTGTATGTCTTAATTAAACTACAAACTGGATCTGCAAAACCTCATAATACTCTGGTTCCTCACC contains:
- the LOC117702359 gene encoding olfactory receptor 1Q1-like; amino-acid sequence: MDNSSWTSVSYFVLLGISTNPIEQIPLFLLFLLMYIISISGNIFIIILIISAPHLHTPMYIFLSNLALADICFTSTTVPKMLQNIFSSTKAISYVGCLAQTYFFICFAAMENFLLAVMAYDRYIAICHPLHYNSILTGMLCAQMVALCHVLSHLHALLHTLLMSKLIFCADNRIPHFFCDLYPLMKISCTSTQLNTLMIHIEGVIVINGALVFIIASYAFIISAVLQIPSANGKWRLFSTCGSHLTVVAIFYGTLTWVYFRPLSSYSVAKGRIVTVMYTVVTPMLNPFIYSLRNRDVKEACRKWFPLVQSSSPSESRTST